GGGTATCGTTTAGCCATAAAGCTAAAAATGGAAATAAGAAATAAAACAATTGTTCGCATCCCAAACTCCAGGAGGGGGAGTTGAATGCAAAGAAGTAGTCTGTTTGCGGAATGAACGGGTGAACCAAAAATAATTGTGACACAAGTTTTAATACCGTGTCCCAGTTCATAGCCAATAGAGCCCCTCCGACCAGAGGATACAACATAAGAGTGGCGATATGCAATGGATAAACTCGTGCGAAGCGGGCTATCCAAAACTCACGACGAGATATATTTCTGGATTCAAATTTTCGTTGATAATTATATGCGATGATAAAACCACTTAATACAAAGAAAAAACTTACCCCGACAAACCCTTCTTTATATAAAAAATGGGAGAAATGAGGATCGATCACATAACAATGTGCGGCAAATACCATCAATGCAAATATAAACCTTAACGAGGTAAGAGGTTTTATCATGTCTGAATTTTTATTTCTTATTATGGCTGCAAAGATAATTTAAAGTAGTCTCACGTCCTAACGATTCGTCTAATCATTACAGATTGTCATTTTGATAATTATCCCTTAATTTTCTTGCTTTGTATGGAGAAGGGTAGGTGAGAAATGCTCTTGGGAGGCCTTAGCAGAGGTTGAGGTTTATCATAAAGATTTTTGTAGGAGATAGAAAAGAAATTTAATAAGACAATAAAACAATCATCGTGATGATTTCAGGGCTAGTGACAGGGAAAAAGCAAAATTTGCTGCAATCTGTCAACTGAAAATGAACTGTTCAGAAAGAGCTTCTAGCTTTCAGAAAGACACGTAAACCTGGTTTTAGAGTATAATCCCGAAGATAATTTCCTTATATTTTGTAGTGTTAAATTTTCATCACAATGATTGTTCCGGTTCATTGTGATGAGTGCGTGAAGTCATTGTGATGACTCCGTCCGGACATTGCGATGATAGGGAAGAATCATTACAATGATTTCCGAAAGGAGAAGTTATGAAGAGTGGAAAACAGGCTGATAAGGCGGGTTTTTCTTCCGGAACGGGTATGTGACTGAAAACCGCTGTTAGCCTGAATAGTAAAAATCGAACATTCTGAAAGCAATGAATGTTTATCTTTATCTTTTTGATTAATCCGAATAAAATGGAGGAAGAGTATGAAAAAAAGAGATTTTTATAGACAGATGCTGTTGCAGGAAGAGGATAAACGTTCCTGCGGCGATGAAAGTACGGCTGATCTGTATCGGGTAGTGCGTAATCATTTTTGATCTGTTTTTAGATTTGCAGCAAGATCGGTACGCTTGGCGGGTATCTTGGCAAAGATGAGATTGCCTATGAAGGGGTATTTAGATAACTCATCAATAAATCTATTTATTTGAATTGGCTTGGTGTTGTATGAAAATGTTTGCTGAAGAACTTGTTGAAGGCACTTTGGCTCTCGAATCCTAACAAAAAAGCTATTTCAACTAATGGTATTCTTTCCCGAAGGTATTTCCGAGCTAATTCTATACGCAAATTATCAAGAATTTGTTGGTACGAAGTTCCCTCTGATTTCAGTTTTCGCTGGAAATTTCGTTCACTCATATTGAATCTTTCTGCGATTGGTTTAAGGTTAAGGTCAGACGTTAAAAGGCTATGTGTAAGATATCTGCGGACACTACTCGACAGCAAGTCCTTGTTTTGCATATGTTTCATTTCTGCCATCATTTCTTCAAAGATCGGCAATAACTCTTTGTTTGCAGTTCGAATAGGAAGATTCAAGATCGTTTTTTTGAATGCCATACCCATCCGTTCTTTTTCATAGAATACAGGGCAATCCAGATACTCCTCTATCAGCTTGTCATTGTTGTCTTCGCTATAAATTGTATATGCAAATTTAGGTCGTAAGAATCTACCGGAATAACCGTAAGCATATTGAAGTCCAATACCAAACTGGGCTTCGTTCCATTGTCGTGCGGCGACGGGGTACTTTTCTGTAAAACTTTCGGAGGAAATGATCTGATAATGAAAATATTCACCATCAGTAAATGTCTTGTGACGTGTTATTGAATCAACGTCTTCGATATTCTCTAATTTATCGAAAAAATCGGCGACCGTTTTGCAATCATGGTATAAATTGAAGTAGGTGGTAGTCACCATAAACGGGATCATAAAACCTGCTTCAAAACCAACATGTTGATTCCCGGATAATCTTACAATTTCTTCCATATAACGACCGAAGATTCCCATCTCTATTTGGTTGATTGGATTGTCGAGTACACTTCGATTTGTTTCGAACTCATTTAAAATCCGATTCAGATCAATATTTAACTCTCTAAATTGCGTTAAGAAAACATTGAGTAATCCTACTGAGACATTCTTCATGTGAAATCATTTTTGTCGTAAAAGGACAAAAATATGGCTTTATTTTCAATAATCATACTATCGGCCTTCCATATCTTTGCATTATGATTAGCACTCAATTCATCACAACAAAATTTAAATAATAAGTTATGCTGAAACTTGGAGGATATATTAATATTTTAATAGCAATCGGGCATGTAGTCAGCCTTTTGTGGGCTGAGCAAGTATTTGAATTGACAGGTGTTGCTGATGAGATGGCATATCTAATGCAAATACATTCAACGCTGCCATATTTACTGACTATTTTAGTTGTGGTCGCTTTTCTTATTTTTGGATTATATGGTTTGTCGGCTGACGACAAATTCAGGAAGTTACCATTTTTGAAACCGGCTATTTTTATAATTGCGGGAATCTATTTACTTCGAGGTATCGCTGGATTTATTCCCATAATTGCAAGTCAATCAAAATATCCTACTTTAGATACTTGTTATTCATTGATAGCTGTTTTCGTTGGACTATTATATCTGATCGGCGGAATTAAAAAATGGAGAACAAAATAGTTTTATTTGCTTTGTGTTTCCGAAAGAACTTCTGACAACAAAACTTGGAAAGTGTTTCCTGATAGGTAGTGCAGGGTTTTGGTTTGTCAGGGTAGTTCAGCAATTTGTATTTTGGAAACAGGGAGAAGTTTCTACAATTATTTGGACTTTATTTTTCTTATTGGGGGCAGTCCTGTTCCTTGTTCCGGCAATGAGAAAACATGTCTAACTAAAAACCGAATAAAATATTAAATATATTCGGAAATAGTTTTAATTTTGTAGCCAACAAAAACGTTAGGCTATGAAAAATAAAGGAGAAATCATTCTTTACCATCCCGAAAATACCCTCGAAATAGAAGTTCGTTTAGAAGACGAGACTGTTTGGCTTAATCGCCATCAAATGGCAGAGTTATTCAAACGTGATATCAAAACAATAGGTAAACATATCAATAATGCTTTAAAAGAAGAATTAAAGAATTTATCAGTTGTCGCAAATTTTGCGACAACTGCAAGAGATGGCAAAACTTATAATATGGAGTACTATAATTTGGATGTCATTCATTTTTACCGTTTGTTCCATGCCGGATTCTTTTCCAGAATCTTTTGATATATGGGACAATCCGGTGTATGGGCTCCTTCAAGATAGCCGGTACTTAGCAGAAATTCGTTGACGATCTCACCTCCGGTGAATTTGAATGTCTTTTTGAATAATTTGGTCCATTCATCTTTGGTTTTAGGGTGATGATGGTCCAGCCAGTTTTTGAATGAGCCGTATTCGTTTTGCAGTTGTACAATGACCTGGGCATTGTGGATGGCAGCTTTGATTTTTAATTTATTCCGGATGATGCCGGAATCGGATAAAAGTCTGGCTTCATCTGTTTCCGTGTAGTTTGCAACCTTTTCAATATGGAAATTATCGTAAGCAGAACGAAAGCTCGGTTCTTTCTTTAATATCGTCGACCAACTTAGGCCCGCCTGGTTGATCTCCAGGAGAAGTCTGCCGAATAACTCGTTATCGTCTTCGATAGGGAAACCGTAACTTGTATCATGATAGGCTTTATTAAGCTCGATGGCTGAATCCTTAGATGTTTTTACATATTCGCAATAGGACATAAATTCTGTTTTGTTTGTTATGGGAGATAAAGATAATTGTTTTTCTTGTAACTTTGTAGTTTTAATAAAAATGAACCGTTGATGCCCGAAAATCAGATATTGATCATTGCGTTAAGTAACCATCCTGTTTTGGGACCTTTGCTTATTCCTTATTTTGCCAGAACTGTATCGCCGGAAGTGATCAGCGTGGAAGAGCAAGCCACGCATGCCGGAAATGAAGCGGGGTTGTCTGATATGGAGAAACGGGCAATCGCGATTGCACAGAGTTACTCGGAAAAGAAACTGATGCAGGTGTATTCCCGGCAACAGACAGTTACCGGCTTTCTGAATTCGGTGACGCCGGAGATGCTGAAGAAACAACTCCGACCGTTCATCGATAAGAAGATAAGGGAGATGGTCCGGTTGATACAGGCAAACCATTTGTCTGTATATATAAAGGAAGCAGGAAGTAAGTTGCTTTATGAACATGACCGGGTGCGCTTTTCCGGGGAGGAGGCCGAGATCTCTTTTCGTTTTGAGATAACAGATCATTCTTTTCGGTATACAGCCTTATGTCACATGAATGGAGTGGAAGTGTCTTTATTGAAAAAGAGGCGGTTTCTGTTGTTGTCATCAAAGCCTGCTATATTCCTGCTGGATGACCAGTTGTTAGCATTCAAACGTATAGAAGCGGCGAAAGTTACACCTTTCCTTTCACGGAAATACGTGGAAGTTTCGTTGGCTGAGACTGAAAAATATCTGGAACTGGTGGCACTTCCTTTGATCAGCGATTATCCGGCCAGTTCTTCCGGGTTTGATATGATCCATGAACCCCGCACTTGTGTCCCGGAATTATCTGTGGAGCGTTCTATCAATGATGAACCGGCACTTCAACTGCGTTTCAGGTATGGAGAACGTTCTTTTTCGCCGGGAAAAAGAAACCAGTTCGCTTATCCCCGGTTGGAACATGTCGAAGGGAAACCGGTCATTTATTATTTTACACGTGATTTGCAATTGGAACAAACGTACATCTGCTTACTTGAACAATGGCATTTCAAGCAGATAACCGATGTACAGTTCGTTCGGACCACAGAAGCGGGTGGTTATACATTTATCGATTGGCTGCAACAACATAAAAGTGAGTTGGAGGCTTGTTTCTCTTTTGTGCAGACCGATACCTCTCTGCGGTTCTATCTGGGAGATATTTCGCTGACACAGGAAATTTCCCCTTCTCCCGATTGGTTCGATATTCGTATCACGGTTCGTATGGGTGATTTTCAATTCCCTTTTATCCGCTTCAGAAAACATATTCTGGAGGGGAAGCGTGAGTTTGTTTTACCGGACGGGCAAGTCGCCTTATTGCCAGAAGATTGGTTTGAGAAATATAGCGATCTGTTTGCTTTCGGCGATGACCGGCCCGGGGAGATCAGAGTCCGTAAGATGCATTTGGGAATTGTCTCTGCCTTGGAGCAGGATGAATCCGTATCGAAGGAGTATGTGCAGAAAGAATCGGTTGCTATTCCACCAAAGATAAAGACGACGTTACGTCCGTATCAGCAGGAAGGTTTTTCCTGGTTGGTCCATCTGGCGGCGAATGGTTTCGGTGGTTGTCTGGCGGATGATATGGGATTGGGGAAGACATTGCAGGCTATTACCTTGCTGCAACAGATATATGATCCGGAGGAACCTAAAGAGGTTACGATTTCTCCATCCGCTTCGGAGAATGTTACAGTCGATCAAAGCGGGCAACTTTCCTTTTTCGGAACAGATTCGCCGGATGACAAACCCTATGAGGAAGTGAAGGACAGACAGGAAGAATCAGCGACTATTCCCGCTTCCCTGATTGTTGTACCTACTTCTTTATTGCCTAACTGGAAACGGGAAATCCGCAAGTTCAGTACGTTGAGTGTCTATACTTATACCGGAGATCAGAAAAGGAAAGATCCCTGTAAAAACTTCAACCGGTATAATATCGTGCTGGTCACTTATGGACTGTTGCGGCGTGATATCGAGCTGCTGGAGAAGTATCGTTATACTTATGTGATACTGGATGAAAGCCAGAACATAAAGAATCCGGCTTCCATGACCTATCATTCGGTGGTCCGTCTGCAATGTGAACACCGGCTGGTACTGACCGGAACACCTATCGAAAACTCACTGAAAGATCTATGGGCACAATTCAATTTTATCAATCCCGGTTTATTGGGATCGGCAGACGGTTTCCGGAAACATTTCATCCATCCGATTACCAGGGAGGGGAATGAGAATGCCCGTAAACGTTTACAACAAATTATCCGTCCTTTCTTTTTGCGACGGACCAAACAACAGGTGGCACCGGAACTTCCGCCATTGACGGAAGAGGTCGTATATTGCGAAATGACACCGGAGCAACGCGAAGTGTATCAGAAAGAAAAGAATGCGTTGCGGAACACGATCTTGCAGGAACGTTACAAGAATTCTTTTGTCGCTTTGAATGGTATCACCCGTTTACGTCAGCTGGCTAATCATCCGCAAATGGTTTTACCGGAATATACGGGTGGTTCGGGAAAGATGGAACAGGTGCTGGATGCTTTTGAAACACTGGTGAGCGAAGGGCATAAAGTATTGATCTTTTCTTCTTTTGTCACACACCTGAAATTGTTGGCGGATGCTTTTACGCAACATGGATGGCAGTATGCGATGCTGACCGGCAGTACATTGGACCGGGAGAGCGAAATTGCCCGTTTCTCAACCCGCCAGGATGTGTCCGCCTTTTTCATCTCGCTGAAAGCGGGTGGGGTAGGACTGAACCTGACGGATGCCGATTATGTATTTATTATCGATCCCTGGTGGAATCCGGCGGCTGAGATGCAGGCGGAAAGCCGTGCCCATCGCATCGGGCAGGATAAACAGGTCTTTGCCTACCGTTTCATCACTGCCGATACGATCGAGGAAAAGATCCGCAACCTCCAGGAATCCAAGAATGAGCTGGCTGAAACATTTATTACGGAAAACGACCCGTTCAAGTCGCTGACGGATAAGGATTGGGAAGAGCTATTATAAATAAGTGTTATTAATTATATCGTATATCCCCGTTCTCCTTACAAATTTTATGTCGGGAGTGGTTTTCGGCTATGTAATTGTAACTTTGTCGAAACAATACGGAAATATATAATATTTTAACTAAATGCCGGATAAAATGATTATTTCTATTAATGTGTCAATTATTTTGCATTAATATGAACATTGTGTTTGATAAAGTGCGTATCTTTGTGATCGAAATAAACAAGATAGAACCAGATGGAACAACTTAAACATGAGTGTGGAGTCGCCATGGTCCGGTTACTGAAACCTTTAGAATATTATCATCAAAAGTATGGTACCTGGATGTATGGGCTGAATAAACTCTATTTACTGATGGAGAAGCAGCATAACAGGGGACAGGAAGGAGCCGGTTTAGCCTGCGTGAAGTTAGAAGCAACCCCCGGTGAAGAATACATGTTTCGGGAAAGAGCATTGGGAACAGGAGCTATAACCGAGATATTCGCCGCCGTTCATGAACATTACAAAGATTTACCGCCCGGTAAATTGAATGATCCGCTTTTCGCAAAATCAAATCTTCCTTTCGCCGGAGAGCTTTATATGGGTCACCTCCGTTACAGTACGACCGGTAAGTCCGGTATTTCCTACGTCCATCCTTTTTTACGCCGCAACAACTGGAGAGCCAAGAACCTCGCTCTTTGCGGAAATTTCAATCTCACAAACGTAAACGACATCTTTAAAGAAATTACAGCGATCGGCCAGCATCCGCGTAAGTTTGCCGATACGTATATCATGCTTGAACAGACGGGACACCGTCTGGACCGGGAGATCGAACGTTTGTACCAGAAGTATGAAGACGAAGGACTGAAAGGGATGGATATAACTCATGCGATCGAGGCACATGTCGATCTGTCGAACGTGTTGAAACGTTGTGTTCCGACCTGGGACGGCGGATTTGTGATCTGCGGTCTGACCGGTAGCGGCGAATCGTTCAGCGTGCGTGACCCCTGGGGAATCCGTCCGGCGTTCTATTATGCGGATGATGAGATCGTGGTACTGGCTTCCGAGCGTCCGGTCATCCAGACGGCGATGAACGTGCAGGCCGAAGATATAAAGGAATTGCAACGCGGCGAAGCGATGTTTATCAGTAAAGACGGCCGTTTCCGCACTTCGCAGATCGTGGAGCCGAAGGTGAATAAAGCCTGCTCTTTCGAGCGTATCTATTTCTCCCGCGGTAGCGATGTGGATATTTACCGCGAACGTAAGAAGTTGGGAGAGAATCTGGTTCACCCGATACTGAAAGCTGTCGATTACGACCTCAAACATACTGTCTTTTCTTTCATTCCCAATACGGCGGAAGTCGCCTATTTCGGTATGCAGGAAGGACTGAATAACTATCTGAACAAACTGAAAAAAGAATGGATCGCCGACCGCAGCCATCTTTTGCAGGAAGAAGAACTGGATCAGATACTTTCCATGCGCGTTCGTGCTGAAAAAGTAGCGATAAAAGATATAAAATTGCGTACCTTTATCGCCGAAGGTAACAGCCGTAACGACCTGGCAGCCCATGTGTATGATGTTACTTACGGAAGTATCGAACCATTCGTTGATAATCTGGTTGTAATAGATGATAGCATTGTTCGCGGAACGACCCTGAAACAAAGTATCATCGGTATCCTGGACCGTCTGCATCCGCGGAAGATCGTGATCGTATCTTCATCTCCGCAGGTGCGTTATCCGGATTATTACGGGATCGATATGTCGCGGATGAACGAGTTTATCGCTTTCAGGGCAGCGGTGGCTTTGCTGAAAGAGCGGGGAATGGAGTCGGTGATAACGGATGCTTATTGGAAAGCCAAGAAACAACAGGCACAGGAGGACGGTACGATTGTGAATTTTGTAAAGGAAATTTACGCACTGTTCACCGATGAGGAGATTTCGGGCAAGATGGTCGATTTGCTTACTCCGGCGGGTACACGTGCCAAGGTAGAGATCGTTTACCAGACATTGGACGGCTTGCATGCTTCCTGTCCGAATCATCCGGGAGACTGGTATTTCTCCGGTGATTATCCGACACCGGGCGGTGCACGGATGGTGAACAAGGCTTTTATCAATTATATGGAAGAAGAATATTTAATCAGATAACTGTCAACTCAAACATAAGTTTATGCAAACAGAAAAAACAGCAACATTGATCTTAGACGACGGGACTGTTTTTCGCGGTCTTTCTTTCGGCAGCGAGAAGGAGGTTACCGGCGAAGTAGTGTTCAACACGGCCATGACGGGATATCCGGAGAGTTTGACCGACCCCTCTTATGCCGGTCAGCTGATGGTTCTGACTTATCCGCTGGTGGGTAACTACGGTGTACCTCCCCGTACATTCGGTCCGGACGGGATCGCCACGTTTATGGAAAGTGAAAAGATCCATGCGGAGGCGATTATTGTAAGTGATTACAGTCATGAATACAGTCATTGGAATGCTGTCGGAAGCCTGGGAAGCTGGTTGAAAGAAGAGGGTGTTCCCGGAATTTACGGAATCGATACACGTGCGCTGACCAAGAAACTGCGTGAGCACGGTGTCATGATGGGAAAGATCGTGATCGGTGATGCAAAGACCGACCTTACGGATTTCGGACAATACGGAAATGTGAATTATGTAGACAAAGTGTCTTGTAAAGAAGTCATTACTTATGGGGAAGGTGAAGGAAAGAAACGGGTTGTCCTGGTGGATTGCGGCGTGAAACATAACATCATCCGCAGCCTGCTGAAACGGAATGTGACTGTGATCCGGATCCCCTGGAACTATGATTTCAATACACTGGAATATGACGGCCTGTTCATTAGTAACGGTCCCGGCGACCCCGATACCTGCGACGCAGCCGTTCAGAATATCCGCAAAGCGCTGGCAGGCGACAAACCTATTTGTGGTATCTGTATGGGAAACCAGTTGCTGGCAAAAGCGGGAGGTGCTTCTATCTATAAACTGAAATACGGACACCGCAGCCACAACCAGCCGGTTCGGATGGTTGGAACGGAGAAATGTTTCATCACCTCGCAGAATCATGGATACGCGGTGGATAACACGACGCTGGGTGCCGATTGGGAACCGCTTTTTATCAATATGAATGACGGTACGAATGAAGGTATCAAGCATAAAACGAAACCTTTCTTTTCGTCGCAGTTCCATCCCGAGGCTTGTAGCGGGCCGACGGATACAGAGTTTATGTTCGATAAATTTGTCGAGTTACTATAAAGAGGAATGCAGGTGATGCATCTTTGCGCGATCAGGCAACACACCTTTGCGTGAACAAGCAAAGCATCTTCGCTAACGGCAGCGACACCTCCTAAGTGGGGGCAGCGACAGTGTCTCTCCGGAGGCAGTGAGGCAAGCTCACCAACGTTGGTTAGTCGGTGCGCCTAAAAAGTGTTAACAAGGAAAATAAGGTCAATATGAAAGAAGATATAAAGAAAGTCCTGATATTAGGTTCCGGCGCTCTCAAGATCGGTGAGGCGGGCGAGTTCGATTATTCAGGCAGCCAGGCGTTGAAAGCCATCAAGGAAGAGGGTATCCGGACGGTGCTTATCAATCCGAACATTGCAACGGTACAGACTTCGGAAGGGGTTGCGGACACGGTTTATTTCCTGCCCGTTACTCCTTTCTTTGTAGAAAAGGTTATCGAAAAGGAACGTCCCGAGGGTATCCTGCTGGCATTCGGCGGACAGACGGCGCTGAACTGCGGGGTGGCTCTCTATCAGAGCGGCGTGCTTGAAAAATATAACGTGCGTGTGCTGGGTACTCCGGTACAGGCCATCATGGATACGGAAGACCGCGAACTGTTCGTTCGCAAGCTCGACGAGATCGATGTGAAGACGATCAAGAGCGAAGCGGTAGAGAACATCGTAGACGCACGCCGTGCTGCTCGTGAACTGGGATACCCGGTGATCGTGCGTGCCGCTTATGCACTGGGTGGTTTGGGTTCGGGCTTCTGCGATAATGAAGAAGAACTGGATGTACTGGTTGAAAAAGCCTTTTCTTTCTCTCCGCAGGTCTTGGTTGAGAAGAGCCTGAAAGGCTGGAAAGAGGTGGAATACGAAGTAGTGCGCGACCGTTTCGACAACTGTATCACGGTTTGTAACATGGAGAACTTCGACCCGCTGGGAATCCACACCGGCGAATCGATCGTGATCGCTCCTTCACAGACACTGAACAATACGGATTATCACAAACTGCGCGAACTGGCTATCCGCATCATTCGCCATATCGGAATTGTGGGAGAATGTAACGTGCAGTATGCCTACGACCCTGAAAGCGAGGATTACCGAGTGATCGAGGTGAATGCCCGTCTGAGCCGTTCATCGGCATTGGCATCGAAGGCTACAGGTTATCCGCTGGCTTTTGTCGCTGCTAAATTAGGTTTAGGCTACGGCTTGTTCGACCTGAAGAACTCGGTAACGAAAACGACCAGTGCCTTCTTTGAACCGGCACTCGATTATGTGGTCTGCAAGATACCGCGTTGGGACCTGGGTAAATTCCATGGCGTTGCCCGCGAACTGGGTTCCAGCATGAAGTCGGTAGGAGAGGTGATGGCTATCGGCCGCACATTTGAAGAGGCTATTCAGAAAGGTCTGCGTATGATCGGTCAGGGTATGCACGGCTTTGTGGAAAACAAAGAGCTGCTCATCCCGGATATCGACAAGGCGCTGAATGAGCCGACCGACCATCGTATCTTCGTAATAAGCAAGGCTTTCCGTGCCGGTTATACGATCGACCAGATCCATGACCTGACAAAGATCGACAAATGGTTCCTTCAGAAACTATATAATATTATCCAGACCGCAGGAGCTTTGGAAAGTTTTAGCCGGATAGTCGATATCCCCGACAATCTGTTCCGTCTGGCGAAGAAGCAAGGTTTCTCTGATTTCCAAATTGCCCGTGCTATCTTCAAAGATCAGATGGAAGACGGTGAAAAGGCGATCCTTCAGGTTCGTCAGGACCGTAAATACCGCGGCATCCTTCCGGTGGTGAAACAGATCGATACACTGGCTGCCGAATATCCGGCACAGACCAACTATCTGTACCTGACTTACAGCGGTACGGAAAGCGATGTGCATTATCTGGGAGATAAACGCTCCATCGTGGTGCTGGGTTCGGGGGCTTACCGTATCGGTAGTTCGGTAGAGTTCGACTGGTGCGGTGTGCAGGCGCTCAACACGATCCGCAAGGAGGGCTGGCGCTCCGTTATGATTAACTACAATCCTGAAACGGTTTCGACCGACTACGATATGTGCGACCGTCTTTACTTCGACGAGCTGACATTCGAACGTGTAATGGATATTCTCGAACTGGAGAATCCGCACGGTGTGATTGTCTCTACCGGAGGCCAGATACCGAATAACCTGGCGATGCGTCTGGACGAACAGCATGTCAATATCCTTGGAACATCGGCCAAGAGTATCGATAATGCGGAAGACCGTGAGAAGTTCTCAGCCATGCTCGACCGTATCGGGGTGGATCAGCCTCGCTGGAAAGAGTTGAGCAGTATGGAAGATATCAATCAGTTTGTGGAGGAAGTAGGTTTCCCGGTATTGGTTCGTCCGAGTTACGTACTGAGTGGTGCGGCCATGAATGTCTGCTCCAACCAGGAGGAGCTGGAAC
This is a stretch of genomic DNA from Parabacteroides chongii. It encodes these proteins:
- a CDS encoding helix-turn-helix transcriptional regulator, with protein sequence MKNVSVGLLNVFLTQFRELNIDLNRILNEFETNRSVLDNPINQIEMGIFGRYMEEIVRLSGNQHVGFEAGFMIPFMVTTTYFNLYHDCKTVADFFDKLENIEDVDSITRHKTFTDGEYFHYQIISSESFTEKYPVAARQWNEAQFGIGLQYAYGYSGRFLRPKFAYTIYSEDNNDKLIEEYLDCPVFYEKERMGMAFKKTILNLPIRTANKELLPIFEEMMAEMKHMQNKDLLSSSVRRYLTHSLLTSDLNLKPIAERFNMSERNFQRKLKSEGTSYQQILDNLRIELARKYLRERIPLVEIAFLLGFESQSAFNKFFSKHFHTTPSQFK
- a CDS encoding DNA-3-methyladenine glycosylase I; translated protein: MSYCEYVKTSKDSAIELNKAYHDTSYGFPIEDDNELFGRLLLEINQAGLSWSTILKKEPSFRSAYDNFHIEKVANYTETDEARLLSDSGIIRNKLKIKAAIHNAQVIVQLQNEYGSFKNWLDHHHPKTKDEWTKLFKKTFKFTGGEIVNEFLLSTGYLEGAHTPDCPIYQKILEKNPAWNKR
- a CDS encoding DEAD/DEAH box helicase → MPENQILIIALSNHPVLGPLLIPYFARTVSPEVISVEEQATHAGNEAGLSDMEKRAIAIAQSYSEKKLMQVYSRQQTVTGFLNSVTPEMLKKQLRPFIDKKIREMVRLIQANHLSVYIKEAGSKLLYEHDRVRFSGEEAEISFRFEITDHSFRYTALCHMNGVEVSLLKKRRFLLLSSKPAIFLLDDQLLAFKRIEAAKVTPFLSRKYVEVSLAETEKYLELVALPLISDYPASSSGFDMIHEPRTCVPELSVERSINDEPALQLRFRYGERSFSPGKRNQFAYPRLEHVEGKPVIYYFTRDLQLEQTYICLLEQWHFKQITDVQFVRTTEAGGYTFIDWLQQHKSELEACFSFVQTDTSLRFYLGDISLTQEISPSPDWFDIRITVRMGDFQFPFIRFRKHILEGKREFVLPDGQVALLPEDWFEKYSDLFAFGDDRPGEIRVRKMHLGIVSALEQDESVSKEYVQKESVAIPPKIKTTLRPYQQEGFSWLVHLAANGFGGCLADDMGLGKTLQAITLLQQIYDPEEPKEVTISPSASENVTVDQSGQLSFFGTDSPDDKPYEEVKDRQEESATIPASLIVVPTSLLPNWKREIRKFSTLSVYTYTGDQKRKDPCKNFNRYNIVLVTYGLLRRDIELLEKYRYTYVILDESQNIKNPASMTYHSVVRLQCEHRLVLTGTPIENSLKDLWAQFNFINPGLLGSADGFRKHFIHPITREGNENARKRLQQIIRPFFLRRTKQQVAPELPPLTEEVVYCEMTPEQREVYQKEKNALRNTILQERYKNSFVALNGITRLRQLANHPQMVLPEYTGGSGKMEQVLDAFETLVSEGHKVLIFSSFVTHLKLLADAFTQHGWQYAMLTGSTLDRESEIARFSTRQDVSAFFISLKAGGVGLNLTDADYVFIIDPWWNPAAEMQAESRAHRIGQDKQVFAYRFITADTIEEKIRNLQESKNELAETFITENDPFKSLTDKDWEELL
- a CDS encoding amidophosphoribosyltransferase; translation: MEQLKHECGVAMVRLLKPLEYYHQKYGTWMYGLNKLYLLMEKQHNRGQEGAGLACVKLEATPGEEYMFRERALGTGAITEIFAAVHEHYKDLPPGKLNDPLFAKSNLPFAGELYMGHLRYSTTGKSGISYVHPFLRRNNWRAKNLALCGNFNLTNVNDIFKEITAIGQHPRKFADTYIMLEQTGHRLDREIERLYQKYEDEGLKGMDITHAIEAHVDLSNVLKRCVPTWDGGFVICGLTGSGESFSVRDPWGIRPAFYYADDEIVVLASERPVIQTAMNVQAEDIKELQRGEAMFISKDGRFRTSQIVEPKVNKACSFERIYFSRGSDVDIYRERKKLGENLVHPILKAVDYDLKHTVFSFIPNTAEVAYFGMQEGLNNYLNKLKKEWIADRSHLLQEEELDQILSMRVRAEKVAIKDIKLRTFIAEGNSRNDLAAHVYDVTYGSIEPFVDNLVVIDDSIVRGTTLKQSIIGILDRLHPRKIVIVSSSPQVRYPDYYGIDMSRMNEFIAFRAAVALLKERGMESVITDAYWKAKKQQAQEDGTIVNFVKEIYALFTDEEISGKMVDLLTPAGTRAKVEIVYQTLDGLHASCPNHPGDWYFSGDYPTPGGARMVNKAFINYMEEEYLIR
- the carA gene encoding glutamine-hydrolyzing carbamoyl-phosphate synthase small subunit gives rise to the protein MQTEKTATLILDDGTVFRGLSFGSEKEVTGEVVFNTAMTGYPESLTDPSYAGQLMVLTYPLVGNYGVPPRTFGPDGIATFMESEKIHAEAIIVSDYSHEYSHWNAVGSLGSWLKEEGVPGIYGIDTRALTKKLREHGVMMGKIVIGDAKTDLTDFGQYGNVNYVDKVSCKEVITYGEGEGKKRVVLVDCGVKHNIIRSLLKRNVTVIRIPWNYDFNTLEYDGLFISNGPGDPDTCDAAVQNIRKALAGDKPICGICMGNQLLAKAGGASIYKLKYGHRSHNQPVRMVGTEKCFITSQNHGYAVDNTTLGADWEPLFINMNDGTNEGIKHKTKPFFSSQFHPEACSGPTDTEFMFDKFVELL